One genomic segment of Helianthus annuus cultivar XRQ/B chromosome 14, HanXRQr2.0-SUNRISE, whole genome shotgun sequence includes these proteins:
- the LOC110904444 gene encoding cytokinin riboside 5'-monophosphate phosphoribohydrolase LOG3: MERDGGGGDKVASKFKRICVFCGSSQGKKTSYQDAAIELGKELVSRNIDLVYGGGSIGLMGLISQAVHEGGRHVIGVIPKTLMPRELTGETVGEVKAVADMHQRKAEMAKHSDAFIALPGGYGTLEELLEVITWAQLGIHDKPVGLLNVDGYYNSLLTFIDKAVEEGFISPSARHIIVLAPTAKVLVRKLEEYVPCHERVASKLSWEMEQQLGYNEYDISR; encoded by the exons ATGGagagagatggtggtggtggtgataagGTAGCATCAAAGTTCAAAAGGATTTGTGTTTTTTGTGGGAGTAGTCAAGGCAAGAAGACCAGTTATCAAGATGCTGCTATTGAGCTTGGAAAAGAattg GTTTCAAGAAACATTGATCTGGTGTATGGAGGAGGTAGCATTGGACTAATGGGATTGATCTCACAAGCTGTTCATGAGGGTGGTCGCCATGTTATTGG GGTTATTCCCAAGACCCTCATGCCTAGAGAG TTGACTGGTGAGACTGTAGGAGAGGTGAAAGCAGTGGCAGATATGCACCAAAGGAAAGCAGAAATGGCAAAGCATTCTGATGCTTTTATTGCTTTACCAG GTGGATATGGCACTCTTGAAGAGCTACTTGAAGTGATCACATGGGCGCAACTTGGCATTCATGATAAACCG GTTGGTTTGTTGAATGTGGATGGATACTATAACTCGTTACTGACGTTCATTGATAAAGCAGTCGAGGAAGGGTTCATAAGCCCAAGTGCTCGTCATATCATCGTGTTGGCACCAACCGCTAAGGTTTTGGTTAGAAAACTTGAG GAGTATGTGCCTTGCCATGAAAGAGTGGCTTCAAAGTTGAGCTGGGAGATGGAGCAACAACTTGGGTACAATGAGTATGATATTTCTAGGTGA